The Melanotaenia boesemani isolate fMelBoe1 chromosome 3, fMelBoe1.pri, whole genome shotgun sequence genome contains the following window.
CAACAAAAAAggtaacaaaaactgaaaaaggttGGCTAAATGGTCTATAATGATGTGCCTTCGCTGCACTGTAAATACGTTGATTACATGATCATGGTGTAATGTTTTAAGAGTGCATGTTAACATTTTGACAGGGAAAACAGATGCAAGTTTTGTTTTCTAAGGCTTAGAACATGAATAGAAGCATtgccaaagaaagaaaaggaaaagcttGGACAGATTCATGCCAGAATTTCTTATATTAACTGGATTTAAAGGATGTTAAACTtgccattttaaataattattattaaaaaaaggcaaataaaacCGTTACCGTTATTGATTCGTTATTTGTTATAGTTTCTAAATTTCAGTCCCAcatacctttttaaaaaaagattaatcacCACTACCTAAAATTTTTACACACATCATAAAACCCACACTTGACAGAGGGTAAAAATGGAGAATATTTTTGGTTAAGTAACCTTACCTTCTCTTGATACCAGGCTATTCTGGCCATTGTTGTTATCAGAAACTGGAAATAGTGAACTCGGACCAGGTCATGTCACAGAAGCGAAAGGAAGACTGGGCAAAAATCCAGATCAGTTCCCTGAACAGTCAGAATGAAACTGATGGGAAATTctaacaacatttaaaaagacagaaatagagAAACTAAGAAAACGAAAAATAAGATTAGCCATACATGGGCTGGCAGTTTCGTTGAGCACCGAACACCTGTTAATACCAAACACTAAACAGCTAAACGTTAGCTAAAGGTCGTTGCTCAtcacaaagtaaagaaaactgCTTACCTGGAATTAAACATTACGATGGGTTTGGCGCAAACTGGAACAAAACTTTAGTGATCATCACAAAAAATCTTTATACATTTTCTTGTTGTCAGTTTGTGGGgcgttgtgtttttcttgttgtgaAACTGAACTCACTAAGAGCTATGTGAACTGCGTTCTTCACCTCTTCGTTCTGACCCGAATAATAAttttttggaaatgtttttatttcaagaaATGATCGTTTCTTTCGCATTTGGCTTATCCATTTCAGTTGTTTGGCACTTTTTCCTCTAATTCTTCCACTTCCCTTTCCGGGATTTATTTTGCTGGATGTCCAACACAATTTTTCCCCGTACATAGTCTTCCAGGAGTAGCAACTTCCTTTCTCTGGGACACCTAAAGTCTTCCCACACTCCCGTGGCTTTCAGAGAAGggtgaaatatatatatatttatattttttgacGAAATTAATTAGTTTTTCGCTGTTATCTGTAAGCATAACACATTTTTCGAACCAGTTTTGCACAGCGGTAGAAGTAAAATACTGCCCGAGTAGTCAAACTGAGGAGTGCTAACAGTTACAACGCCGTCATATAATTTTAACCAATCAGAGCACAGCAAAATACATCGCTAGCCTGGGCCTTTTTGTCACTTTATAAATGGATTCTAAATTGTTAAATTCTGAATTATCTAGAAAGTATTTATGCTTTTCAGGAAACCAAATGAAATTCAGGTTGAATTGAAAAGATGGACCGACATTAAAACCTCAGAAAATATGGTATACTTCACGTTCAATTGCTTTTATTAGGCCAACGGACCGAAATCTTAagattttaaagcagaaattcATCTCAGTTGAGTTGAGagcctgaaatgaaaattacatttaatcatAATTAACTGACACCTTGACACAAACAACATTGCAGGTACATAAAGTAATGTGTTTACAGTTTTAATTTGGTCAATATTTTGAAGAAAATAATCATTGCAAAACTACCTGTTAAGGTCAGTACATTCTTAAGTGCACTATTTTACAATACTCTAAATTAGTAAGGTGTGAGGGGGAAATAAAACAACTGCTGCATCGACAGGCTGTCAAGATAGAGACAGAGTCATTTGTCATTGGACTCTTGAGTGTCCACTGATGGTTGGTCATGCTCAGCTGCACACACAATCTTCCCCTTGACCTTCTTGTTGGAGGACATAATAAAGTAAGGGCTGAGAGAGGCATAGCAGGATGAGAAGAACACCCTCATATCAGCCACCACTGGTGACACCTTTGGCACCGTCAGCATGTAGATCCAGATTACATTATCAATGCCAAAGAAGACCACATAGAGAATCACCAGGGTCAGCACTGTTTTTGCCGCCCTGGTCTCTGCCTTGCCACCCTGAGAGCGACGGATCCCTCTCACCTGATGGCTGTGGCGGTGGAGAAGCAGGAGGATATAACCGCTAGAGCCTACCATCAGGGCAACAAATACAAAATCCCTCCCAGAGACAGCCACTCCATTAATAACATAGGACAGGCTGTCTCTGAAGTCCACATGACAGAAGCCGAGGTTGAGCGTAAAAGCGGGAACAGTGCCATTACGTGGAGCCATAGAGAAGAAAGGGGCTGCAATGCAAATGGCCATGTTGAGGAACCACAGCCCAGCAAATGTGGGGAGGACCAGGGAGGGAAGTGCAGGCTTCAGCCTGGACAGGCGAGGCCCAGCAGGAGCGATGATTACTGCCTGAAAAACGCTGAGCATACAGGTAATGCAGACAGACAAAGCCCGG
Protein-coding sequences here:
- the LOC121637180 gene encoding olfactory receptor class A-like protein 1 → MDLCVTIKGVSFLLQTGMGILGNVVVLLAYAHIICTEPKLLPVDMILCHLAFANLMLLLTRCVPQTMTVFGLRDLLNDPGCKVVIYAYRIGRALSVCITCMLSVFQAVIIAPAGPRLSRLKPALPSLVLPTFAGLWFLNMAICIAAPFFSMAPRNGTVPAFTLNLGFCHVDFRDSLSYVINGVAVSGRDFVFVALMVGSSGYILLLLHRHSHQVRGIRRSQGGKAETRAAKTVLTLVILYVVFFGIDNVIWIYMLTVPKVSPVVADMRVFFSSCYASLSPYFIMSSNKKVKGKIVCAAEHDQPSVDTQESNDK